From the Saccharomycodes ludwigii strain NBRC 1722 chromosome I, whole genome shotgun sequence genome, one window contains:
- a CDS encoding uncharacterized protein (similar to Saccharomyces cerevisiae YER059W | PCL6 | Pho85 CycLin (paralog of YIL050W | PCL7)), with product MNNHTSVANHYNNGSTAATTMINEPSTSALPTDASTINMNTTNTENDDNAAKTGFRKLKRVSTSSLSSYYTTVGDTGDGGTSTLTKGSLANNINSIPEANFYDEYVGTPLYLKKSRSRSNQLYKTTSSNLTRKNSYITLGSHSSLIIDNTKESDNADDSRVYDDATKHNNAADISNHRHYDTQTNEVIDDEDEDDEYRYDTTMSVPESAIEDNSDDASTSTNYNHIKDVNDNDDKEDMYYSPTEHTPNYFRYAHGDILLDNDVDSKNGNDRKASISAALEDTNENVDKKKNEKCANIINEDNAPKCNNSNNVSNNIINNIVNNIHIPQLNNTNGVEIVQYSPSSSTSSQYNTQNSINNNNNNNNNNNNNNNNGNNNISRISTNDSTATTLTSKRYNNSNIISRISTNDSTTSKRYNTNVKFERDTNNNHTLYNSAAMLQNPPIDMLYSNCSETDKCSTNEALDRYIKQLMKENPIHIAQPIKRPIITNPLIDIATFPTDKLLDMLSCLLTKIVRSNDRLHQGDVEGNVRDNNDTKASGKYNKSLMSFKGKTIPGISLENYLKRIFKFCPTTNDVFLSLLVYFDRIAKRYNNNIGGTTNDTGDIDSGNGNGTITNRQKFVMDSYNIHRLIIAGVTVSTKFFSDFYYANSRYARVGGLSCQELNNLELQFLILCNFELIITVEDLQKYADLLFKFWTKENALEEGQEGQQSNNGGANGNNDGNNNNNHNSASINGVNNTSKSTDPGLITKNVVGL from the coding sequence ATGAATAATCACACTAGTGTGGCAAaccattataataatggttCTACTGCTGCTACTACTATGATAAACGAACCTAGTACAAGTGCGCTTCCTACAGATGCAAGTACAATAAATATGAACACTACTAACActgaaaatgatgataatgctGCTAAGACCGGATTTAGGAAGCTAAAAAGGGTATCCACGTCTTCCTTATCATCATATTATACAACTGTTGGTGATACTGGTGATGGTGGTACATCTACCTTGACTAAAGGGTCATTAGCTAACAACATTAATAGTATTCCTGAGGCCAATTTTTATGATGAATACGTCGGCACACCcttatatttgaaaaaatccAGAAGTAGGAGCAATCAATTATATAAAACGACCAGTTCTAATCTCACTCGTAAAAACTCCTATATTACCCTAGGAAGCCACAGCAGTTTAATTATAGATAACACCAAAGAGTCTGATAATGCGGATGATTCTAGGGTATATGATGATGCTACAAAACATAACAACGCTGCTGATATTAGCAATCATCGCCATTATGACACACAGACAAATGAAGTAATTGATGATGAGGATGAGGATGATGAGTATAGATATGATACTACCATGTCTGTCCCTGAATCTGCTATAGAAGATAATAGTGATGATGCCAGTACTAGCACCAACTATAATCATATTAAAGACGtgaatgataatgatgataaagAAGACATGTATTATAGCCCCACAGAACACACACCTAACTATTTCCGATATGCACATGGAGATATATTGCTTGACAACGATGTCGATTCTAAGAACGGGAATGATCGGAAAGCAAGCATAAGCGCAGCCTTGGAAGATACTAATGAAAatgttgataaaaaaaaaaacgaaaagtGCGCCAACATTATTAACGAAGATAATGCACCCAAgtgtaataatagtaataatgtgtctaataatattataaataacattGTAAATAACATTCATATTCCACAGCTGAATAACACTAATGGCGTAGAAATTGTTCAGTATTCGCCAAGCTCCTCGACGTCTAGCCAATACAATACTCAGAATagcattaataataataataataataataataataataataataataataataatggtaataataatatcagtaGAATTAGCACTAATGACAGTACAGCAACCACATTAACATCTAAACgttataataatagcaatattattagtaggATTAGTACTAATGATAGTACAACATCCAAACGTTATAATACTAATGTAAAATTTGAAAGagatacaaataataaccatACATTATACAATTCGGCAGCAATGTTACAAAACCCGCCAATAGATATGTTGTATAGCAATTGTAGCGAAACTGATAAGTGTAGCACCAACGAGGCTTTGGACAGGTACATTAAACAATTGATGAAGGAAAATCCGATACATATCGCACAACCAATAAAAAGGCCTATTATTACCAATCCTCTAATTGATATTGCTACTTTTCCAACGGATAAATTATTGGATATGTTATCGTGTTTGTTAACGAAAATAGTAAGATCCAATGATAGGTTACACCAAGGTGACGTTGAAGGTAATGTTAgagataataatgataccaAAGCTTCTGGAAAGTACAATAAAAGTTTGATGAGTTTTAAGGGGAAAACAATACCAGGTATAAGTTtggaaaattatttaaaaagaatttttaagTTTTGTCCCACTACAAATGATGTATTTTTGTCCTTATTGGTATATTTTGATAGAATAGCGAAAAgatataacaataatattggaGGTACTACAAATGACACCGGTGACATAGACAGTGGCAATGGCAATGGTACAATAACAAATAGACAGAAGTTTGTTATGGACAGTTATAACATACATAGGTTAATTATAGCGGGTGTTACAGTGTCTACCAAGTTTTTCAGTGATTTTTACTATGCAAACTCCAGATATGCAAGGGTTGGTGGATTATCTTGTCAagaattgaataatttagAGCTACAGTTCCTAATATTGTGTAATTTTGAATTAATTATTACCGTTGAAGATTTACAGAAATACGCTGACTTATTGTTTAAGTTCTGGACCAAGGAAAATGCTCTGGAAGAAGGACAAGAAGGGCAGCAAAGTAATAACGGTGGCGCTAATGGTAACAACGAcggcaacaacaacaacaatcaCAACAGTGCTAGTATAAATGGTGTAAATAATACAAGTAAGAGTACTGATCCAGGTCTTATTACTAAAAACGTAGTAGGATTGTAA